The following are encoded in a window of Roseimaritima ulvae genomic DNA:
- a CDS encoding diguanylate cyclase, with protein sequence MIKVLFQSLRLAFALVCVGVGLILVGQWLGVVPDSRLIELDGRKRQSEAIAVNTATMIRGQSWPALEASLTAIVERDPSLVSVGIRTKRGYLRLQTSQHGDNWKLAKSGDSVTADWPVGLDTMRVPITVNQQDWGQVEMCYQALSGPGLASLLNHPLMRLVGFFCFAGMGAYTFLAARIFGLFDRTQVVPDRVRQALDTLAEGLLVLNEKGEIRVANKAFCETTKMDEQQLLDLRASKLPWVGGQQRPHSEYPWARALAELKPQSEELLRFQLADGTQRILSTNSAPIISPDGSNRGTLATFRDVTNVEKQRVEMERMLTVLQSSRDEIRLKNKELEVLATQDSLTGCLNRRAFFERLAHYWNAAEKNRWPLTCIMIDNDFFKNVNDTYGHHAGDELLRAVSKMLREMHDQKDLVCRYGGEEFCVILPGRDARQGERQAEQIRTRIEAIRLPEFPDLRTTASLGVSDLSHQPADPQDLINQADRCLYVAKRQGRNRVIVYLPQFSAMDIDESKVSRTAEVEAEETVSVPFQAVMALVSALAFRDAETAEHSRRVADLAVTAAQGLLDQRQTYLLEIAALLHDIGKIGVPDNVLLKPGKLTPEEWQLMSKHDRIGVEIVAGTFNCETLSEIIRTHHAFFGGRGKDSSLPTGQEIPIGARLLTVCDSYDAIVSDRPYRKGRSHQEAVDELRRCSGSQFDPEIVEHFIAAIEHKQQAGETTRLSVPKHTALQLGLQIERLAEALDERDADSLHALASRVAQVARHSGVDSIADAASRLEHDAASDDSDWMHLLATTVELLDLCRSTQNVFLAGQSEPLLVE encoded by the coding sequence GTGATCAAGGTTCTCTTCCAATCGCTGCGACTCGCCTTCGCGCTGGTGTGTGTGGGCGTGGGCCTGATCCTGGTCGGCCAGTGGCTGGGCGTGGTGCCGGATTCGCGGCTGATCGAATTGGACGGCCGCAAGCGGCAGTCGGAGGCCATCGCGGTCAACACCGCCACCATGATTCGTGGGCAGAGTTGGCCGGCCTTGGAAGCTTCGCTGACCGCGATTGTCGAACGTGATCCCTCGCTGGTGTCGGTGGGCATCCGCACCAAAAGAGGCTATCTGCGGCTGCAGACCTCGCAACACGGCGACAATTGGAAACTGGCTAAATCGGGCGATTCGGTGACCGCGGATTGGCCGGTGGGGCTGGATACGATGCGGGTCCCGATCACCGTGAACCAGCAGGACTGGGGACAGGTTGAGATGTGTTATCAGGCCCTCTCGGGACCGGGCTTGGCATCGCTGCTGAATCATCCGCTAATGCGGTTGGTCGGATTCTTCTGCTTCGCAGGCATGGGCGCCTATACGTTTCTTGCGGCCCGCATCTTTGGCCTGTTCGACCGTACGCAGGTCGTCCCGGATCGGGTGCGACAGGCCCTCGATACGCTGGCCGAAGGTCTGCTGGTGCTGAATGAGAAAGGCGAAATCAGAGTGGCCAATAAGGCCTTTTGCGAAACCACGAAGATGGATGAGCAACAACTGCTCGACCTGCGAGCCAGCAAATTGCCGTGGGTCGGTGGTCAACAGCGGCCACACAGTGAATACCCTTGGGCCCGGGCATTGGCCGAACTCAAACCGCAATCGGAGGAACTGTTGCGGTTCCAACTGGCCGACGGAACCCAGCGGATCTTGTCCACCAATAGCGCGCCGATCATCTCTCCCGACGGCAGCAACCGCGGCACGCTGGCCACCTTTCGCGATGTCACCAACGTCGAAAAGCAGCGTGTGGAAATGGAGCGGATGTTGACCGTGCTGCAATCCAGCCGTGATGAAATCCGCCTGAAAAACAAAGAGCTGGAAGTGTTGGCCACGCAGGATTCGCTGACCGGTTGCCTGAATCGCCGCGCCTTCTTCGAGCGTCTGGCGCATTACTGGAACGCAGCGGAAAAGAATCGCTGGCCGCTGACCTGCATCATGATCGACAACGACTTCTTCAAGAACGTTAACGATACCTACGGGCACCACGCCGGCGACGAACTGCTTCGCGCGGTTTCTAAAATGCTGCGCGAAATGCACGACCAGAAAGATCTGGTATGTCGCTACGGAGGTGAGGAGTTCTGTGTGATCTTGCCAGGACGCGACGCCCGCCAGGGCGAACGTCAGGCCGAACAGATCCGCACCCGCATCGAAGCCATCCGCCTGCCCGAATTTCCTGACCTGCGGACCACGGCCAGCCTGGGCGTGTCCGACCTCAGCCACCAACCGGCCGATCCTCAGGATCTGATCAATCAAGCCGACCGCTGTCTGTACGTGGCCAAACGCCAGGGCCGCAACCGGGTGATCGTTTACCTGCCTCAGTTCTCGGCCATGGACATCGACGAATCCAAGGTCAGCCGCACGGCCGAAGTGGAAGCGGAGGAGACCGTTTCGGTGCCCTTCCAAGCCGTCATGGCGCTGGTCTCGGCACTGGCTTTCCGCGATGCCGAAACCGCCGAACACTCACGTCGCGTGGCGGATCTGGCGGTCACCGCCGCCCAAGGTCTGCTGGACCAACGTCAAACTTACCTGCTGGAAATCGCCGCCCTGCTGCATGACATCGGCAAAATCGGCGTCCCCGATAACGTGTTGCTGAAACCCGGAAAGCTGACCCCCGAAGAGTGGCAGCTGATGAGCAAACACGATCGCATCGGCGTGGAGATCGTGGCCGGAACGTTTAATTGCGAAACGCTGTCCGAAATCATTCGCACCCACCACGCCTTCTTCGGTGGCCGCGGCAAGGACTCCTCGCTGCCTACCGGCCAAGAGATCCCGATCGGCGCGCGACTGCTGACGGTCTGCGACTCCTACGATGCCATCGTCAGCGATCGGCCGTATCGCAAAGGTCGCAGCCATCAAGAGGCCGTGGACGAACTGCGACGCTGCAGCGGCAGTCAATTTGATCCGGAAATCGTGGAACACTTCATCGCCGCCATCGAACACAAGCAACAAGCCGGCGAAACGACTCGACTGAGCGTGCCCAAACACACGGCGTTGCAGTTGGGGCTGCAAATCGAGCGGCTGGCCGAAGCGCTTGATGAGCGGGACGCGGACTCGCTGCACGCCCTGGCCTCTCGCGTGGCTCAGGTCGCCCGGCACAGCGGTGTCGACTCCATCGCCGACGCCGCATCGCGTCTAGAACATGACGCCGCCAGCGATGATTCGGACTGGATGCATCTGCTGGCCACCACGGTGGAACTGTTGGACCTGTGCCGCTCCACGCAAAACGTGTTCCTGGCCGGCCAGAGCGAACCACTGCTAGTGGAATAA
- a CDS encoding HD domain-containing phosphohydrolase: MSTADPISPGNPPQPTVGLAAAGNPNRQNAAPATAVRAQETKPPAITAAKVLILDDEMANVRVLKRFLESAGYTNIQTSTDSTTAMGWLEQQRPDLLLLDVMMPDVSGIDLLGQIRQHPRLRFLPVLIVTANTDNETKRTCLSLGATDFLAKPVDPNDLLPRVRNTLVTRSFQNQLARYAQQLEQRVKDRTRELEFSRREVVECLARAAEYRDTETGNHVVRVGRFAGIIAKRMGFTADEVSNIELAAQLHDVGKIAIPDAVLHKPGRLDPDEFAYIKRHAAIGHSIIRAHSPRETEALRRHVMAGGQLLAAQSSPLLRLASTIALSHHERWDGTGYPLGLKGEDIPPEARITSVADVYDALSSARPYKDAMPREKCFQILEEGRGTQFDPRVLDAFFESSEEVIQVQLELVDVPPVD, encoded by the coding sequence ATGTCGACGGCGGACCCCATCTCACCCGGCAATCCGCCGCAACCGACCGTCGGTCTAGCCGCTGCAGGCAACCCCAACCGCCAAAATGCTGCTCCGGCCACCGCCGTGCGGGCTCAGGAAACCAAGCCCCCCGCGATCACCGCCGCCAAGGTGCTGATCTTGGATGACGAGATGGCCAATGTGCGGGTGCTGAAACGTTTTCTGGAAAGCGCGGGCTACACCAACATTCAAACCAGCACCGATTCCACCACCGCCATGGGTTGGTTGGAACAGCAACGTCCCGATCTATTGTTGTTGGACGTGATGATGCCGGATGTTTCGGGCATCGATCTGTTGGGACAGATCCGCCAACATCCACGACTGCGTTTTTTGCCGGTCCTGATCGTAACCGCCAATACCGACAACGAAACCAAACGGACTTGCCTGTCCTTGGGTGCCACCGACTTTCTGGCCAAGCCCGTGGACCCCAACGACCTGTTGCCGCGGGTCCGCAATACGCTGGTCACACGATCCTTTCAGAACCAGCTGGCGCGGTACGCTCAGCAGTTGGAACAACGCGTCAAAGACCGGACTCGCGAGTTGGAATTCTCGCGACGTGAAGTCGTGGAATGTCTCGCTCGAGCCGCCGAATACCGGGATACCGAAACCGGCAACCACGTGGTCCGAGTGGGTCGTTTTGCAGGCATCATCGCCAAACGAATGGGATTCACGGCCGACGAAGTCAGCAACATCGAACTGGCCGCCCAGCTGCACGACGTCGGCAAGATCGCCATCCCCGACGCCGTGTTGCACAAGCCTGGTCGACTGGACCCGGACGAGTTTGCCTACATCAAACGACACGCGGCGATCGGCCATTCGATCATCCGCGCCCATTCGCCGCGCGAGACCGAAGCCTTGCGACGGCACGTGATGGCGGGCGGCCAGCTGTTAGCTGCCCAGTCCAGTCCGCTGCTGCGACTGGCTTCCACGATCGCCCTGTCGCACCACGAACGTTGGGATGGGACCGGTTATCCGCTGGGCTTGAAAGGCGAAGACATTCCGCCGGAAGCCCGCATCACCAGCGTCGCGGACGTCTACGATGCGCTGTCCAGCGCGCGGCCCTACAAAGACGCCATGCCGCGGGAAAAGTGCTTCCAGATTCTCGAAGAAGGCCGCGGCACGCAGTTCGATCCCCGAGTGCTGGACGCCTTCTTCGAAAGCAGCGAGGAAGTGATCCAGGTGCAATTGGAACTGGTCGACGTCCCGCCAGTCGATTGA
- a CDS encoding ATP-binding protein, which yields MNRQITARLRLAFGAAGIVVSALLMAVFFGILPDERPAIARGRAQLCESIAVYSSAMLAQGETSMMELTLVAVAEHNPQIRSVGIRRHGGRLLVSTGDHQQRWSLGDGETSSSDQIRVPLIAQGQPWGTVEVAFIPLANTGVLGFLQQRSITVPLLIGAATCLMFWFYFGRMLKQLDPNSAVPGRVREALDVLAESLVLVDHKGVIRFANRVFAELLQVPSTQLVGQPIRNLPWSEPADRASHAAAAECEPTMPWVESQQGGRALVGQMLEITDSHGNQRTLNISCSPVLASGGVVRGVMICCDDVTHLEEIKVQLRTARDQADAASAAKSAFVANMSHEIRTPLNAVLGFADVLRRGMASSREEEVEYLDMIHRSGRHLLELINDILDLSKIESGRLQVEQIDCSVWQITHDVVSVLSQRAEESGLYLKAEFRTELPEYIQSDPTKIRQIITNLTGNAIKFTESGGVEISVRMTRGKQPEIEIEVRDTGIGMTPEQQLRIFDAFQQADGSTTRRFGGTGLGLAISRQFAEAMGGSLTVSSEEGVGSKFLVRIPTGSLRGTRMLSVQEIESAVKRLTANPDSANSLRLQPKQILVVDDGEANRRLIELVLRRAGAIVTTGADGREALREISRTPFDLVLMDMQMPVLDGYRATSMIRSTGCDVPIIALTGNAMKGDRERCLNVGCNEFLTKPVNVDLLVQTVAGFVGVVADPQTPAAAPAAAAPTPAAPAAGNSSPTKLSKSAAAKLGSAGDVENTLVADVQEMQAVVATHRQPPAAPLRSSLPMDDEEFREIVVDFIPRLQERFETMQKALELGELAALAELAHWMKGSAGTTGFQPLVTPAAELQQAAESGQRADCERLMQCLQGWIEQVEVPA from the coding sequence ATGAACCGACAAATCACTGCACGACTGCGATTGGCGTTTGGTGCCGCGGGCATCGTCGTCAGCGCTTTGTTGATGGCGGTGTTTTTTGGCATCTTACCGGACGAACGTCCGGCCATCGCTCGCGGCCGCGCCCAACTGTGCGAATCAATCGCCGTCTACAGCTCGGCCATGCTGGCCCAGGGTGAAACGTCGATGATGGAGCTGACGTTGGTGGCGGTCGCCGAGCACAACCCGCAGATTCGCAGCGTCGGTATTCGCCGCCACGGTGGACGGTTGCTGGTATCCACCGGCGATCATCAACAGCGATGGTCGCTGGGTGACGGAGAAACCTCGTCATCGGATCAGATTCGCGTGCCCCTGATCGCGCAAGGCCAGCCCTGGGGCACCGTCGAGGTCGCCTTCATCCCGCTGGCCAACACGGGCGTGTTGGGTTTCTTGCAGCAACGCTCGATCACGGTCCCATTGTTGATCGGGGCGGCGACCTGTCTGATGTTTTGGTTCTATTTCGGCCGCATGCTGAAACAATTGGATCCCAACAGCGCGGTACCGGGACGGGTCCGCGAAGCCTTGGACGTGTTGGCGGAAAGTTTGGTGTTGGTCGATCACAAGGGCGTGATCCGATTTGCCAACCGCGTGTTCGCTGAACTGTTACAGGTTCCCTCCACACAACTGGTCGGGCAACCGATCCGCAATCTACCCTGGTCCGAACCGGCCGATCGCGCCAGCCACGCCGCGGCCGCAGAATGCGAACCGACGATGCCCTGGGTGGAATCCCAGCAGGGCGGCCGGGCGTTGGTCGGGCAGATGCTGGAGATCACCGATTCGCATGGCAACCAACGCACCCTGAATATCAGCTGTTCGCCGGTGCTGGCCAGCGGCGGCGTGGTCCGCGGCGTGATGATCTGCTGCGACGACGTCACCCATTTGGAAGAAATCAAAGTTCAACTTCGCACGGCCCGCGATCAAGCCGACGCAGCCAGCGCGGCCAAGAGTGCGTTTGTCGCCAACATGAGCCACGAGATTCGCACGCCGCTGAACGCCGTCTTAGGGTTTGCCGACGTACTGCGTCGCGGAATGGCGTCCAGCCGGGAAGAAGAAGTCGAATATCTGGATATGATTCACCGCAGTGGTCGACATCTGCTGGAATTGATCAACGACATCCTGGACCTATCGAAGATCGAATCCGGTCGGCTGCAAGTCGAACAGATCGATTGCTCGGTGTGGCAGATCACCCACGATGTGGTTTCGGTGTTATCGCAGCGTGCCGAGGAATCGGGACTGTATCTGAAGGCTGAATTTAGGACCGAGCTGCCCGAATACATCCAGTCGGACCCCACCAAAATCCGCCAGATTATCACCAACCTGACGGGCAACGCGATCAAGTTCACTGAAAGCGGCGGTGTGGAGATTTCGGTGCGGATGACCCGCGGCAAGCAACCGGAGATCGAAATCGAAGTTCGCGATACCGGGATCGGCATGACGCCCGAACAACAGCTGCGAATCTTCGATGCTTTTCAACAGGCCGACGGTTCAACCACCCGCCGCTTTGGCGGCACCGGATTGGGTTTGGCGATCAGCCGCCAGTTTGCCGAAGCCATGGGCGGCAGTCTGACTGTCAGCAGCGAAGAAGGCGTGGGCAGCAAGTTTTTGGTGCGGATTCCCACCGGATCGTTGCGGGGTACGCGGATGCTGTCTGTCCAAGAAATCGAGTCGGCCGTGAAGCGGTTAACGGCCAATCCAGACTCCGCCAACTCGCTGCGTCTGCAACCCAAACAAATCCTGGTGGTCGACGACGGGGAAGCCAACCGCCGCCTGATCGAACTAGTCCTGCGACGCGCCGGGGCGATCGTGACCACCGGAGCCGACGGCCGCGAAGCCTTACGCGAGATCAGCCGCACGCCCTTTGATCTGGTATTGATGGACATGCAAATGCCCGTCCTGGATGGTTATCGAGCGACCAGCATGATCCGATCGACCGGCTGTGACGTGCCGATCATCGCCCTGACCGGCAATGCCATGAAGGGCGACCGCGAACGATGCCTGAACGTCGGCTGCAATGAATTTTTGACCAAGCCCGTGAACGTTGACTTGCTGGTGCAAACCGTGGCCGGATTCGTCGGCGTCGTGGCGGACCCGCAGACGCCCGCAGCAGCTCCTGCAGCGGCGGCTCCAACACCAGCAGCCCCCGCCGCAGGTAATTCGTCGCCGACGAAGTTGTCCAAGTCGGCGGCTGCGAAGCTCGGATCGGCGGGGGATGTGGAGAACACGCTGGTCGCCGACGTGCAGGAAATGCAAGCCGTCGTCGCGACCCACCGGCAACCGCCGGCGGCTCCTTTGCGGTCCTCACTGCCGATGGACGACGAGGAGTTCCGCGAGATCGTGGTCGACTTTATTCCCCGTTTGCAAGAACGGTTTGAGACCATGCAGAAGGCCTTGGAGCTGGGCGAATTGGCGGCTCTGGCCGAACTGGCCCACTGGATGAAGGGCTCGGCCGGCACCACCGGCTTCCAACCGTTGGTGACCCCCGCGGCCGAACTGCAGCAAGCCGCCGAATCCGGGCAGCGAGCCGATTGCGAACGTCTGATGCAGTGTCTGCAGGGCTGGATCGAGCAGGTGGAGGTGCCCGCTTAG